In a genomic window of [Empedobacter] haloabium:
- a CDS encoding MBL fold metallo-hydrolase, whose amino-acid sequence MTQPALTIARILHAGYVFECAGTRIAFDPIFENPFSRNCHAFPDVRFDVAAIRQQRFDAVFISHFHDDHCSLDSLDLLERGTPLYIYCVFDELFEMVKQLGFTRVTPLRLNEAVQVGPLRVTPREAMDAEVDSMFQVQAAGQNVLNVVDSWLDDATLAQLVAQGPWDMVLWPFQTMREIEVLAPTRAVAAPPALPEHWCGQLQALAPRYVVPSSCQFRLEPWSWYNRAFFPVSYALFAREVAAALPRAQVVRLDPGVAVRLDGTSLQPAPRLAWVEPVGPQDVDYAYEGNAAPPPTAQIARQFAALTPLQQARVMHFCLTELPARYAGTDVAGDYFDVPRVWQLTLYDAAGTPTQLRYRLGPGVPATLDDDAAPLGWSTEVPAAKLYAALEEGEALTSMYLRVNAMVFDAATERALADADVVDDPLIRCLFGETFGAYQAAQLRRLLLVR is encoded by the coding sequence ATGACCCAGCCAGCCCTGACCATCGCCCGCATCCTGCATGCCGGTTACGTATTCGAATGCGCCGGCACGCGCATCGCCTTCGACCCCATCTTCGAAAACCCGTTCAGCCGCAACTGCCATGCGTTCCCGGACGTGCGCTTCGACGTCGCGGCGATCCGCCAGCAGCGTTTCGACGCCGTCTTCATCTCGCACTTCCACGACGATCACTGTTCCCTCGACAGCCTCGACCTGCTGGAGCGCGGCACGCCTCTGTACATCTATTGCGTGTTCGACGAGCTGTTCGAGATGGTGAAACAGCTGGGGTTCACGCGGGTGACGCCGTTGCGGTTGAACGAGGCGGTGCAGGTCGGGCCACTGCGCGTGACGCCGCGCGAGGCGATGGATGCGGAAGTCGATTCGATGTTCCAGGTCCAGGCGGCCGGCCAGAACGTGCTGAACGTCGTCGATTCATGGCTCGACGACGCCACCCTGGCCCAGCTGGTCGCGCAAGGCCCGTGGGACATGGTGCTGTGGCCGTTCCAGACCATGCGCGAGATCGAGGTGCTGGCGCCGACGCGCGCCGTGGCGGCGCCGCCGGCGCTGCCGGAGCACTGGTGCGGGCAATTGCAGGCACTGGCGCCGCGCTACGTGGTGCCCAGCTCCTGCCAGTTCCGCCTGGAGCCATGGTCCTGGTACAACCGCGCGTTCTTTCCCGTCTCGTATGCGCTGTTCGCGCGCGAGGTGGCGGCGGCGCTGCCGCGGGCGCAGGTGGTGCGCCTCGACCCCGGCGTGGCGGTGCGGCTCGATGGCACGTCGTTGCAGCCCGCGCCGCGCTTGGCGTGGGTGGAGCCGGTCGGGCCGCAGGACGTCGACTACGCCTACGAGGGCAATGCCGCGCCGCCGCCGACCGCGCAGATAGCGCGCCAGTTCGCGGCGTTGACGCCGCTGCAGCAAGCCCGCGTCATGCACTTCTGCCTGACCGAACTGCCGGCGCGCTACGCCGGCACGGACGTGGCGGGCGATTATTTCGACGTGCCGCGCGTCTGGCAGTTGACGCTGTACGACGCCGCGGGCACACCGACCCAGTTGCGCTACCGCCTGGGGCCCGGCGTGCCGGCCACGCTTGACGACGATGCGGCGCCGCTGGGCTGGAGCACCGAAGTGCCCGCCGCCAAGCTGTATGCGGCACTGGAAGAAGGAGAAGCCTTGACGTCGATGTACCTGCGCGTCAACGCCATGGTGTTCGATGCCGCCACCGAACGGGCGCTGGCGGATGCCGACGTGGTCGACGATCCGCTGATCCGCTGCCTGTTCGGCGAGACGTTCGGCGCCTACCAGGCGGCGCAGCTGCGCCGCCTGCTGCTGGTCCGCTGA
- a CDS encoding SDR family oxidoreductase — translation MKRTTRRIVITGASSGIGAATAIAFARQGCQLVLGARGRAGLEDIASQCRAAGGQAQIGIVDVTDAAAVRRFAAEARDALGGIDLWFSDVGIGVVGKYLDVPIADHQRVIEANLLGHMNDAHAVLPIFQQQGHGIWVNMISIGGFITSPYAAAYAASKFGLRGFSAALRGELRDWPDIHVCDVYPTFVDTPAIYHAGNYTGARLTFPPGALTPEKVADAVVKLARRPRDTTVLGAPESALRLGEFANPVAASLMNRFMDAWSKKAAPARPTTGTMYAPPAGPSGVRSGSGSGQQRSSQGSHTALLVGAAVAAAALGMRLARRAP, via the coding sequence ATGAAGCGAACCACCAGACGTATCGTCATCACCGGCGCCTCCAGCGGGATCGGCGCCGCCACCGCCATTGCCTTTGCCCGCCAGGGCTGCCAGCTCGTGCTGGGCGCACGCGGCCGGGCAGGACTCGAAGACATCGCCAGCCAGTGCCGCGCGGCCGGCGGCCAGGCCCAGATCGGCATCGTCGATGTCACGGACGCTGCCGCCGTGCGACGTTTCGCGGCCGAGGCGCGCGACGCGCTGGGCGGCATCGACCTGTGGTTCAGCGACGTGGGCATCGGCGTGGTGGGCAAGTACCTGGACGTGCCGATCGCCGACCACCAGCGCGTGATCGAGGCGAACCTGCTCGGCCATATGAACGACGCGCACGCGGTGCTGCCGATCTTCCAGCAGCAGGGCCATGGCATCTGGGTCAACATGATTTCCATCGGCGGCTTCATCACGTCGCCGTACGCGGCCGCCTATGCGGCCAGCAAGTTCGGCCTGCGCGGCTTCAGCGCGGCACTGCGCGGCGAGCTGCGCGACTGGCCGGACATTCATGTGTGCGATGTCTACCCGACGTTCGTCGACACCCCGGCGATCTACCACGCCGGTAACTACACGGGAGCCCGGCTGACCTTCCCGCCCGGCGCGCTGACGCCCGAGAAGGTGGCGGACGCCGTGGTGAAGCTGGCGCGCCGCCCGCGCGACACGACGGTGCTGGGCGCGCCGGAGAGTGCCTTGCGGCTGGGCGAGTTCGCCAACCCGGTGGCGGCCTCGCTGATGAACCGCTTCATGGACGCATGGTCGAAGAAGGCCGCGCCGGCGCGCCCCACCACCGGCACGATGTACGCGCCGCCGGCAGGCCCCAGCGGAGTGCGAAGTGGCAGCGGCAGCGGCCAGCAACGCTCCAGCCAGGGCAGCCATACCGCGCTGCTGGTCGGCGCGGCGGTGGCCGCCGCCGCGCTGGGGATGCGGCTGGCGCGGCGCGCGCCGTGA
- a CDS encoding DUF1921 domain-containing protein, which yields MKKHILAAALAAGTFAAVPNASAATPTQQAGASKAILLQGFHWQSASATNPNWYNRLRGNATDLAALGITHVWFPPSSDSAAPEGYLPRRLDVLDSSYGTSGDLYEAVRALKEQGIQSIADIVVNHRVGTKGWADFTNPTWSTYTVVNGDECNCGMGSGDTGTGFSAGRDLDHTNVGETQNGIKHWLNYTIKPVGFTGLRFDYVRGFGAGYAGQYANAFAPDFCVGEVWPDFDLNNLNANRQMIMDWINGTGNACGAFDFTTKGILNDALANGNYWRLKATDGKPQGTIGWWPAMSVTFVDNHDTGPAASCGSGQNLWAAPCGSVMQGYAYILTHPGIPTVFYPHVYDWGLKAQIGALINARKAAGVTSTSPVAIQQATQGLYAAIVTGGTRQLAMKIGPNSWSPGSGWTLQTSGTNYAVWIK from the coding sequence ATGAAAAAACACATCTTGGCCGCCGCCCTGGCGGCGGGGACGTTTGCCGCCGTGCCGAACGCAAGCGCCGCCACCCCTACCCAGCAAGCCGGCGCCAGCAAGGCCATCCTGCTGCAGGGCTTCCACTGGCAGTCGGCCAGCGCCACCAATCCGAACTGGTACAACCGGCTGCGCGGCAATGCCACCGACCTGGCCGCGCTGGGCATCACGCACGTGTGGTTCCCGCCGTCGTCGGATTCGGCGGCGCCGGAAGGCTACCTGCCGCGCCGCCTCGACGTGCTGGACTCGAGCTACGGTACGTCGGGCGACCTGTACGAAGCAGTGCGTGCGCTGAAGGAGCAGGGCATCCAGTCCATCGCCGACATCGTCGTCAATCATCGGGTCGGCACCAAGGGCTGGGCCGATTTCACCAATCCGACCTGGAGTACCTACACGGTCGTCAATGGCGACGAGTGCAACTGCGGCATGGGCAGTGGCGACACCGGGACCGGCTTCTCGGCCGGTCGCGATCTCGATCACACCAATGTGGGCGAAACGCAGAACGGCATCAAGCACTGGCTGAACTACACGATCAAGCCGGTCGGCTTCACCGGCCTGCGCTTCGACTACGTGCGCGGCTTCGGCGCCGGCTACGCGGGCCAGTATGCGAACGCCTTCGCGCCCGACTTCTGCGTGGGTGAGGTGTGGCCCGACTTCGACCTGAACAACCTGAACGCCAACCGCCAGATGATCATGGACTGGATCAACGGCACCGGCAATGCCTGCGGCGCCTTCGACTTCACCACCAAGGGCATCCTGAACGATGCCCTCGCCAACGGCAACTACTGGCGCCTGAAAGCCACCGACGGCAAGCCGCAGGGCACCATCGGCTGGTGGCCGGCGATGTCGGTGACGTTCGTCGACAACCACGACACCGGCCCGGCCGCCAGCTGCGGCAGCGGGCAGAACCTGTGGGCGGCGCCATGCGGCAGCGTGATGCAGGGTTATGCCTACATCCTGACCCACCCGGGCATTCCGACCGTGTTCTACCCGCACGTCTACGACTGGGGCCTGAAGGCGCAGATCGGCGCGCTGATCAACGCACGCAAGGCGGCCGGCGTGACGTCGACGTCGCCGGTGGCGATCCAGCAGGCCACGCAGGGGCTGTACGCCGCCATCGTCACGGGCGGCACGCGCCAGTTGGCCATGAAGATCGGCCCGAACAGCTGGAGCCCGGGCAGCGGCTGGACCTTGCAGACCTCCGGGACCAACTACGCGGTCTGGATCAAGTAA
- a CDS encoding TetR family transcriptional regulator, with product MSATPSQPKVAARRRADAVENRDRLLDAAQAVFLESGVNAPLDAVAQRAGIGRATLFRHFADRHALIAGLLQRTLATLETEAASAPGDPYALVRLLRFLAQHMVARAPLAEYWQAFDHDSAEFQLAQRRFVAAFAQPVAWARAAGTCRADFQAEDALLLAALLGGALYARDPERRRQLAARAWQLAVEAGRLRDPDGT from the coding sequence ATGAGTGCGACGCCGTCACAGCCGAAGGTCGCCGCCCGCCGACGGGCCGACGCGGTCGAAAATCGCGATCGGCTGCTGGACGCGGCGCAAGCCGTGTTCCTCGAAAGCGGTGTCAATGCACCGCTCGACGCGGTCGCGCAGCGGGCCGGCATTGGCCGTGCCACGCTGTTCCGGCATTTCGCCGACCGTCACGCGCTGATCGCCGGCCTGTTGCAGCGCACGCTGGCCACGCTGGAGACCGAGGCGGCTAGTGCGCCCGGCGATCCTTACGCACTGGTGCGCTTGCTGCGTTTCCTGGCCCAGCACATGGTCGCGCGCGCGCCCTTGGCCGAGTACTGGCAGGCGTTCGACCATGACAGCGCCGAGTTCCAACTTGCCCAGCGGCGCTTCGTTGCCGCATTCGCACAGCCGGTCGCGTGGGCGCGCGCCGCGGGCACGTGCCGCGCCGACTTCCAGGCCGAGGACGCCTTGCTGCTGGCGGCCCTGCTGGGTGGGGCCTTGTATGCGCGCGACCCGGAGCGCCGCCGTCAATTGGCGGCGCGGGCGTGGCAACTGGCGGTCGAGGCGGGGCGGCTGCGCGATCCGGATGGCACCTAG
- a CDS encoding pectinesterase family protein has product MRPLPSIAALAAVILLRATASHAADATDPARQAAPPDGWASQAGGTLGGSTAPASQVYTVANRAQLLAALYNGGTNAKIIKLTGIVDMSEGQPFTSSADQAARGAVRLKSNTTLIGAGANAGIVNGHILVSNASQVIIRNLKLVNACDVGPVWDPNDGATGNWNAAFDAIGVSNSDHVWVDHVSFTDAPLTDAFLPVENGHVRQCHDGALDITNGSDYVTVSYNLFEQHNKNNLVGGSDSASGDEGRLRVTFSNNVFRDVASRAPRVRYGQVHLFNNYFAGSKTHPVYPVSYSVGVAHAAKILAQNNLFEVVGAHSCGDVVKDFGGAVPGAFRDSGSLLNGAPLGACGVSADVAWTPPYPFSVRPPSLVKANALAQAGGGKLQSAVTGTGSTTIDTGPVGACPPSGLYFCDDFQAGTAAQWDLLPLPGPNGAFRVQDEVAGSANKLLQYTAASTGGVLALLKPGALAAVPGGDYYVEARIRPLTNGTTGNKQLYLLTRYVDANNWYGAGLNVQSSTASTQVEIARMLAGSLSRPKQVKKSIAMDGPFYTVRFELAGSTLTVYLDGENLGSITDETFAARGLVGLYTANKSFQIDDVRIGDPARKPAQLTLAPGIASIEAEAGDAPYRLSVNAVAPDGGADSFTAASSDPTVASVTLDGNTVAIAPLAAGSAEIVLRSGSDPALMRTIVVSVAPGFEQPTQTYGLERATYPAPAGGVEPVDTPLRLAFDTPPTLGSGSVRVYRKIDDVLVDVVRTSGETDVLGYPGQAQVRKVRTAPIRIDGNTATIHLHGNKLAYNTEYYVAVADGVFTNTKLGGVPFRGIGEAANWTFTTRAAAPDGTTFVVDDDGSAHFRTVQGALNHAMQYVPKATPVTIGVRNGTYDELLYLRGKDNVTIVGETRDGVVIRYTNNETLNPGTGASQGPASSGTNGGRALLLVEGADMLRLQRLTLNNTTLRAAGMAGQAETLYFNSDAGRLIAQDAAFLSEQDTLNLKGWSWFYRTLVAGNVDFIWGGSRAALFEDSEIRSVGDTTSATSGGYVLQARVPAATDKGFVFLNSRLTHGPGPGPRHGDVPAGATYLARSPGGTASWDNIAFIHCRMDRHVAPAGWAGQGVNGQPAPHPATPNATSGWREYGTMDLAGNPLDLSARVGGYQLRAHEVAAGFASRAQVFAGYGGGAGWEPQP; this is encoded by the coding sequence ATGCGCCCATTGCCATCCATCGCGGCACTGGCCGCCGTTATCCTTCTGCGAGCCACGGCAAGCCACGCCGCCGATGCGACCGACCCCGCGCGCCAGGCCGCGCCGCCGGACGGGTGGGCCAGCCAGGCGGGCGGCACCCTGGGCGGCTCGACCGCGCCGGCCAGCCAGGTGTACACGGTCGCCAACCGCGCCCAGTTGCTGGCCGCGCTTTACAACGGCGGCACCAATGCCAAGATCATCAAGCTGACCGGCATCGTCGACATGAGCGAGGGCCAGCCGTTCACCAGCAGCGCCGACCAGGCCGCGCGCGGCGCCGTGCGCCTGAAGAGCAATACGACCCTGATCGGCGCTGGCGCCAACGCCGGCATCGTCAACGGCCATATCCTGGTGTCGAACGCGTCGCAGGTCATCATCCGCAACCTGAAGCTGGTCAACGCCTGCGACGTGGGGCCCGTCTGGGACCCGAACGACGGCGCCACGGGCAACTGGAACGCCGCGTTCGACGCGATCGGCGTCTCCAACTCGGATCACGTCTGGGTCGATCACGTCAGCTTCACCGACGCCCCGCTGACGGACGCGTTCCTGCCCGTCGAGAACGGCCACGTGCGCCAATGCCACGACGGCGCGCTGGACATCACCAACGGCTCGGACTACGTGACGGTGTCGTACAACCTGTTCGAGCAGCACAACAAGAACAACCTGGTCGGCGGCAGCGACAGCGCCAGCGGCGACGAAGGCCGCCTGCGCGTCACCTTCAGCAACAACGTGTTTCGCGACGTGGCCAGCCGCGCGCCGCGCGTGCGCTACGGCCAGGTCCACCTGTTCAACAACTACTTCGCCGGCTCGAAGACGCATCCCGTCTACCCGGTGTCGTACAGCGTCGGCGTGGCGCATGCGGCGAAGATCCTGGCGCAGAACAATCTGTTCGAGGTGGTGGGCGCGCACTCTTGCGGCGACGTGGTGAAGGACTTCGGCGGCGCGGTGCCGGGCGCGTTCCGCGACAGCGGCTCGCTGCTGAACGGCGCGCCGCTGGGGGCCTGTGGCGTGTCGGCCGATGTGGCCTGGACGCCGCCTTACCCGTTCAGCGTGCGCCCGCCCAGCCTCGTCAAGGCCAACGCGCTGGCGCAGGCCGGCGGCGGCAAGCTGCAGAGCGCGGTGACGGGCACGGGCAGCACGACGATCGACACGGGGCCCGTCGGCGCTTGCCCGCCGTCCGGCCTGTACTTCTGCGACGACTTCCAGGCCGGCACGGCGGCCCAGTGGGACCTGCTGCCGCTGCCCGGGCCGAACGGTGCCTTTCGCGTGCAGGACGAAGTGGCCGGCAGCGCGAACAAGCTGCTGCAGTACACGGCCGCCAGCACCGGCGGCGTGCTGGCGCTGCTGAAACCCGGCGCGCTCGCGGCCGTGCCAGGCGGCGACTACTACGTCGAGGCGCGCATCCGGCCGCTCACCAACGGCACCACCGGCAACAAGCAGCTGTACCTGCTCACGCGCTATGTCGATGCGAACAACTGGTATGGCGCCGGCCTGAACGTGCAGAGCAGCACGGCCAGCACCCAGGTCGAGATCGCGCGGATGCTGGCGGGGAGCCTGAGCCGGCCGAAGCAGGTCAAGAAGTCCATCGCCATGGACGGACCGTTCTACACGGTGCGCTTCGAACTGGCCGGCAGCACGCTGACGGTGTACCTGGATGGCGAAAACCTGGGCTCGATCACGGACGAGACCTTCGCGGCGCGCGGCCTCGTGGGCCTGTACACGGCCAATAAATCGTTCCAGATCGACGACGTGCGCATCGGCGACCCCGCCAGGAAGCCCGCCCAGCTGACGCTCGCGCCAGGCATCGCCAGCATCGAGGCGGAGGCGGGCGACGCGCCATACCGCCTTTCGGTCAACGCGGTGGCGCCGGACGGCGGCGCCGACAGCTTCACGGCCGCCTCCAGCGATCCCACGGTGGCAAGTGTCACGCTGGACGGCAACACGGTCGCGATCGCGCCGCTGGCCGCCGGCAGCGCCGAGATCGTGCTGCGCTCCGGCTCGGACCCGGCACTGATGCGGACGATCGTCGTCAGCGTCGCCCCGGGCTTCGAGCAGCCCACGCAGACCTATGGCCTGGAGCGCGCCACCTATCCGGCCCCGGCGGGCGGGGTGGAACCGGTCGACACGCCGCTGCGGCTGGCGTTCGACACGCCGCCCACGCTGGGCAGCGGCAGCGTGCGCGTGTACCGCAAGATCGACGATGTGCTGGTGGACGTGGTGCGTACCAGCGGCGAGACCGACGTGCTGGGCTACCCTGGCCAGGCCCAGGTGCGCAAGGTGCGCACGGCGCCGATCCGCATCGACGGCAACACGGCGACGATTCACCTGCACGGCAACAAGCTGGCCTACAACACCGAGTACTACGTGGCGGTCGCCGACGGCGTGTTCACCAACACGAAGCTGGGCGGCGTGCCGTTCCGGGGGATCGGCGAGGCCGCCAACTGGACGTTCACGACCCGGGCCGCCGCACCCGACGGCACCACCTTCGTGGTGGACGACGACGGCAGCGCCCACTTCCGCACCGTGCAGGGCGCGCTGAACCACGCGATGCAATACGTGCCAAAAGCCACGCCCGTCACGATCGGCGTGCGCAACGGTACCTACGACGAGCTGCTCTACCTGCGCGGCAAGGACAACGTCACCATCGTTGGCGAGACCCGCGACGGCGTCGTGATCCGCTACACCAACAACGAGACGCTGAACCCCGGCACGGGCGCCAGCCAGGGGCCGGCCAGCAGCGGCACGAATGGCGGTCGCGCACTGCTGCTGGTGGAGGGCGCGGACATGCTACGGCTGCAACGGCTCACGCTGAACAACACCACCTTGCGTGCGGCCGGCATGGCCGGCCAGGCCGAGACGCTGTACTTCAACAGCGATGCCGGCCGCCTGATTGCGCAGGACGCGGCCTTCCTCAGCGAGCAGGACACGCTGAACCTGAAGGGCTGGTCATGGTTCTACCGCACGCTGGTGGCGGGCAATGTCGACTTCATCTGGGGCGGCAGCCGCGCCGCCTTGTTCGAGGACAGCGAGATCCGCTCGGTGGGCGACACCACCAGCGCCACCAGCGGCGGCTACGTGCTGCAGGCGCGCGTGCCGGCGGCCACGGACAAGGGCTTCGTGTTCCTCAACAGCCGCCTGACGCACGGCCCCGGCCCGGGGCCGCGCCACGGCGACGTGCCGGCCGGCGCCACCTACCTGGCGCGCAGCCCGGGCGGCACGGCCAGCTGGGACAATATCGCCTTCATCCACTGCCGCATGGACCGGCACGTGGCACCGGCCGGATGGGCCGGCCAGGGCGTGAACGGCCAGCCGGCGCCCCATCCCGCCACGCCGAACGCCACGTCGGGCTGGCGCGAATACGGCACGATGGACCTGGCCGGCAACCCGCTCGACCTGTCCGCCCGCGTCGGCGGCTACCAGCTGCGCGCGCACGAGGTGGCGGCCGGTTTCGCCAGCCGCGCCCAGGTGTTCGCGGGGTATGGCGGCGGCGCGGGGTGGGAGCCGCAGCCGTAA
- a CDS encoding PEP-CTERM sorting domain-containing protein has product MKPQHLAGVLALCAATATHAAPIALRDAVITATYNGSAAGMLGLDHDFAAVPGSNTTRLDPSDSGVEFLTADYLFGIDFAPSGAMTVIANGAIPAGAYTMRFDFGGRLAAAIGAITFTSAAGASGIPVATLLDDDSFALELGDVAWSEFGSVTAEISAAAPVPEPATPALLLAGLAALAATRTRKPRRAKGG; this is encoded by the coding sequence TTGAAACCCCAACACCTTGCTGGTGTGCTGGCGCTATGCGCCGCCACCGCTACCCATGCGGCACCCATCGCGCTGCGCGACGCCGTCATCACGGCCACCTACAACGGCAGCGCCGCCGGCATGCTCGGCCTGGACCATGACTTCGCCGCCGTGCCTGGCTCGAACACGACCCGGCTCGACCCGAGCGACAGCGGCGTCGAGTTCCTGACCGCCGACTACCTGTTCGGCATCGACTTTGCCCCGAGCGGCGCGATGACGGTGATCGCCAACGGCGCCATTCCCGCCGGTGCCTACACGATGCGCTTCGACTTCGGCGGCAGGCTGGCCGCGGCCATCGGCGCCATCACCTTCACCAGCGCCGCCGGCGCCAGCGGCATTCCGGTGGCCACGCTGCTGGACGATGACAGCTTCGCGCTCGAGCTGGGTGACGTGGCGTGGAGCGAGTTCGGCTCCGTCACGGCCGAGATCAGTGCCGCCGCGCCCGTGCCGGAACCGGCCACGCCCGCGCTGCTGCTGGCCGGCCTGGCCGCATTGGCGGCAACGCGCACGCGCAAGCCGCGCCGTGCCAAGGGAGGCTGA